Proteins encoded within one genomic window of Companilactobacillus sp.:
- the rpsP gene encoding 30S ribosomal protein S16 produces MSVKIRMKRMGSKLRPFYRIVVADSRSPRDGRFIEQVGYYNPISQPEELKLEDDKIMDWLQKGAQPSDTVRNLLKKHGLMQKYHESKFSK; encoded by the coding sequence ATGTCAGTTAAAATCAGAATGAAACGCATGGGTAGTAAATTAAGACCTTTCTACAGAATCGTTGTTGCAGATTCACGTTCACCACGTGATGGCCGCTTCATCGAACAAGTTGGTTACTACAACCCAATTTCACAACCTGAAGAACTTAAACTAGAAGATGACAAGATCATGGACTGGTTACAAAAAGGTGCACAACCTTCAGATACAGTTCGTAACTTGCTTAAAAAACATGGTTTAATGCAAAAATATCATGAAAGCAAATTTTCAAAATAA
- the rimM gene encoding ribosome maturation factor RimM (Essential for efficient processing of 16S rRNA) produces MSDKLYRVGKIVNTHGIKGEVRVVSITDFPKERFKPGSKLIIKTQSGQQEFTVESSRAHKNFILLKFKGYDNINDVEQFKNDQLFTTDEITPKLAEGEFLYSQIVGLTVIDPNLGEIGKITEIMELGPNDVWVVKGPKYDEVLVPYIEDVVKKIDLENKQVTVDIPDGLID; encoded by the coding sequence ATGTCAGACAAACTTTACCGAGTTGGTAAGATAGTTAACACACATGGTATTAAAGGTGAGGTTCGCGTAGTTTCGATTACGGACTTTCCTAAAGAGAGATTCAAACCAGGTTCAAAGTTGATCATCAAGACACAATCTGGACAACAAGAATTTACAGTTGAATCTTCTCGTGCTCACAAGAATTTCATTTTGTTGAAATTCAAGGGATACGACAATATCAATGATGTTGAACAATTCAAGAATGATCAATTGTTTACAACAGACGAAATCACACCCAAATTAGCCGAGGGTGAATTTCTTTACAGCCAAATCGTTGGTTTAACAGTTATTGACCCTAACTTGGGCGAGATTGGCAAGATCACCGAGATAATGGAATTAGGACCAAATGATGTTTGGGTAGTAAAGGGCCCCAAGTATGATGAAGTTTTAGTACCTTACATTGAGGACGTCGTTAAAAAAATAGATTTGGAAAATAAACAGGTTACTGTCGATATTCCGGATGGGTTGATCGACTAA
- the trmD gene encoding tRNA (guanosine(37)-N1)-methyltransferase TrmD yields the protein MDISVLSIFPKMFDALNESVIGKAQEKGLLNLQVVDFRDFTTDKQNHVDDAPYGGGAGMLLQAQPIYDAMSYLDNENPGKKRVILLDPAGKTFDAKMAQSFAKEDHLVFICGHYEGFDERIKDLVTDEVSIGDYVLTGGELPTMSMIDATMRFVPGVLGNNVSADEDSFSHGLLEYPQYTRPADFRGKKVPEVLTSGNHEKIRVWRLKQALKKTLERRPDLLKTIELNDEEKKLLREIRSEM from the coding sequence ATGGATATATCAGTCTTAAGTATTTTTCCAAAAATGTTTGATGCCCTTAACGAATCTGTAATTGGCAAAGCTCAAGAAAAGGGGCTACTCAATTTACAGGTGGTCGATTTTCGCGACTTTACCACTGATAAACAAAATCACGTTGATGATGCTCCTTATGGCGGTGGAGCAGGGATGCTGCTTCAAGCTCAACCAATCTATGATGCAATGAGCTATCTAGACAATGAGAACCCCGGCAAGAAAAGAGTCATTTTATTAGATCCAGCAGGGAAAACATTTGACGCCAAAATGGCTCAGTCCTTTGCAAAAGAAGACCACTTAGTGTTCATCTGTGGGCACTATGAAGGTTTTGATGAACGAATCAAAGATTTAGTAACTGATGAAGTTTCAATTGGAGACTACGTTCTGACAGGTGGAGAACTCCCAACAATGAGTATGATCGATGCAACGATGCGATTTGTTCCCGGAGTTTTAGGAAATAATGTGTCAGCAGATGAGGATTCGTTTTCACATGGATTGTTAGAATATCCGCAATACACGCGTCCAGCTGATTTCCGCGGTAAAAAGGTACCTGAAGTATTAACTAGTGGCAATCACGAAAAAATTCGAGTTTGGCGTTTAAAACAAGCTCTGAAAAAGACGCTTGAACGTCGACCAGACTTACTAAAAACAATTGAATTAAATGACGAAGAGAAAAAGCTTCTTCGTGAAATTCGTTCAGAAATGTAG
- the rplS gene encoding 50S ribosomal protein L19: MKPLIQEITKEQLRSDIPDFRPGDTVRVHAKVVEGSRERIQLFEGVVIKKHGTGIQATYTVRKMSSGVGVERTFPLNTPRVEKIDVVRYGSVRRAKLYYLRDRTGKAARIKERRRDI, translated from the coding sequence ATGAAACCATTAATTCAAGAAATTACTAAGGAACAACTTCGTTCAGATATTCCAGACTTCCGCCCTGGTGACACAGTACGTGTTCATGCTAAGGTTGTTGAAGGTTCTCGTGAACGTATTCAGTTGTTTGAAGGCGTTGTAATCAAGAAACATGGTACAGGTATCCAAGCTACATATACTGTACGTAAGATGTCAAGTGGTGTTGGTGTTGAAAGAACATTCCCACTTAACACACCTCGTGTTGAAAAGATCGACGTTGTTAGATATGGTAGTGTACGTCGTGCTAAACTTTACTATCTACGTGATCGTACTGGTAAAGCAGCTCGTATTAAAGAACGTCGTCGTGATATCTAA
- the lexA gene encoding transcriptional repressor LexA, with translation MSKNEGSKQTQILECIHDYLDEHGYPPTVREICEAVDLSSTSTVHGHLSRLEKKGYIQRDPTKPRALELTIAGLNLIGIKSKEIPIIGTVAAGQPISAEHDFEGTFPLPPDLTRDSGELFMLKIHGDSMINVGILDGDQVIVHEQNTANNGEIVIAMTEDIEATCKRFFAESGHFRLQPENDTMDPIILENVEVVGKVVGLYRPQIF, from the coding sequence ATGTCAAAAAACGAAGGATCAAAACAAACTCAGATTCTAGAGTGCATTCATGACTATTTGGATGAACATGGATATCCACCAACAGTTCGAGAAATCTGTGAAGCAGTTGATCTTTCATCAACTTCTACTGTTCATGGCCACTTATCTCGTTTAGAGAAAAAAGGATACATCCAACGTGACCCTACTAAGCCACGTGCACTCGAATTAACCATTGCTGGTTTGAATTTGATTGGAATTAAATCAAAGGAGATACCTATTATTGGTACTGTTGCTGCTGGTCAACCAATCTCAGCTGAACATGACTTTGAAGGTACTTTCCCACTACCACCTGATTTAACAAGAGATTCTGGTGAATTATTCATGTTGAAGATCCATGGTGATAGTATGATAAATGTCGGTATTTTGGATGGAGATCAAGTAATTGTCCACGAACAAAATACTGCAAATAATGGTGAGATCGTCATTGCAATGACGGAAGATATTGAGGCAACGTGCAAGCGTTTCTTCGCCGAAAGCGGACATTTCCGTCTTCAACCAGAAAACGATACTATGGATCCAATTATCTTGGAAAACGTTGAAGTCGTTGGTAAAGTCGTTGGTCTCTATCGTCCACAAATTTTTTAA
- a CDS encoding DUF896 domain-containing protein has translation MTKQETLIAKLNDLAHKAKAGTITKEEEEEQRALRKEYLENFRAEFKTQIENMRVFDKKGEEVTPEKVRRIQREKGLRDD, from the coding sequence ATGACAAAACAAGAAACACTGATTGCGAAACTAAATGACTTGGCCCACAAGGCTAAAGCTGGAACAATCACAAAAGAAGAAGAAGAGGAGCAACGTGCTCTTCGTAAAGAATACCTGGAGAATTTCAGGGCTGAATTTAAGACTCAAATTGAGAATATGAGAGTCTTCGATAAAAAGGGTGAAGAAGTGACTCCTGAAAAGGTTCGCCGTATTCAAAGAGAAAAGGGTCTCAGAGACGATTAG
- a CDS encoding YneF family protein: MWPIIIAAVIGILVGVVIGFFVARWYMKKYFQDNPPISADMIKQMMSQMGQKPSQKKLNQVMASMKAQQKKNN; encoded by the coding sequence ATGTGGCCTATAATAATCGCTGCCGTTATTGGTATTTTGGTTGGTGTAGTTATTGGATTCTTCGTTGCAAGATGGTATATGAAGAAATATTTCCAAGACAATCCACCTATCAGTGCTGATATGATCAAACAAATGATGTCTCAAATGGGACAAAAGCCATCACAAAAGAAACTTAATCAAGTTATGGCTTCTATGAAAGCACAACAAAAGAAAAATAATTAA
- the purE gene encoding 5-(carboxyamino)imidazole ribonucleotide mutase gives MKDVAIIMGSISDLSTMQFTIDTLKELGVSYSVKVISAHRMPQEMIDFGTNACDEGFNVIIAGAGGAAHLPGMVAATTNLPVIGVPVQSKALSGMDSLLSIVQMPGGVPVATMAIGKAGATNAALMATKICALTNDDYAQALTKYREDMHQKSIESGQQFE, from the coding sequence ATGAAAGATGTAGCGATTATTATGGGTTCAATTTCTGACCTATCAACTATGCAATTTACGATCGATACTTTGAAGGAATTAGGGGTTTCTTATTCGGTCAAGGTTATCTCGGCTCATCGTATGCCTCAAGAAATGATCGACTTTGGTACAAATGCTTGCGATGAAGGCTTTAATGTGATCATTGCTGGTGCTGGAGGTGCAGCTCATTTACCAGGAATGGTAGCAGCAACAACTAATTTGCCAGTAATTGGCGTACCCGTTCAGTCCAAGGCACTTAGCGGAATGGATTCTCTTTTATCTATTGTGCAAATGCCTGGTGGAGTTCCAGTCGCAACAATGGCAATCGGGAAAGCCGGTGCAACTAACGCTGCCTTAATGGCTACAAAAATTTGTGCACTAACTAATGATGATTATGCACAAGCACTAACAAAATATCGCGAAGATATGCATCAAAAATCAATCGAAAGTGGGCAACAGTTTGAATAA
- the purK gene encoding 5-(carboxyamino)imidazole ribonucleotide synthase, whose amino-acid sequence MNKIHLPGETIGIIGGGQLGQMMAASAKEKGFKVLILDPTPNCPAAQVSDGQIVSSYDDLSGLIKLAKKCDVLTYEFENVDAETISEVKKYTDVPQGTKALIVTQNRIREKSFLEDNGFPVVKHAIVNSYSEFTSAIESVGIPAILKTVEGGYDGKGQLRIEDNSFSENDVQELLTSGTCILEAQIDLLKEVSVVISGNSNGEQSVFPVIENEHRNNILHISNCPAFIKAETEQECYQIAAKIASGLNLVGTMCVEFFIDTKHQVYVNEIAPRPHNSGHLTIEACNVSQFDTHILGVCGWEMPKVKLFESAIMVNLLGQHLQPAKDAITKHVDWYFHDYGKAEAKHNRKMGHITILTDNIELSKLQIQNDPIWDK is encoded by the coding sequence TTGAATAAAATTCATTTACCAGGTGAGACCATTGGAATCATCGGTGGGGGTCAATTAGGACAAATGATGGCCGCTTCTGCCAAAGAAAAAGGATTTAAGGTATTGATACTAGATCCAACACCGAATTGTCCAGCAGCTCAAGTATCAGACGGACAAATTGTCAGCAGTTATGATGATTTATCAGGATTGATCAAATTAGCCAAAAAGTGCGATGTGTTGACATACGAATTTGAAAATGTTGATGCAGAAACCATCAGCGAAGTCAAGAAATATACCGATGTGCCACAAGGTACTAAGGCGTTGATCGTGACGCAGAATCGCATCCGTGAAAAAAGCTTTTTGGAAGATAATGGATTTCCTGTTGTCAAACACGCAATTGTCAACTCGTATTCTGAATTTACAAGTGCAATCGAGTCAGTAGGAATCCCTGCAATCCTCAAAACAGTTGAAGGTGGATACGACGGTAAAGGTCAATTAAGAATTGAAGACAATTCGTTTTCTGAAAATGACGTTCAAGAATTATTGACTAGCGGAACTTGTATCTTAGAAGCTCAAATTGATCTTCTAAAAGAAGTCTCCGTTGTAATATCAGGAAATTCAAATGGCGAACAATCGGTTTTTCCAGTGATCGAAAATGAACATCGAAACAACATTCTTCACATCAGTAATTGTCCAGCTTTTATCAAAGCAGAAACAGAACAAGAATGTTATCAAATCGCTGCCAAAATTGCTTCAGGTTTAAATCTTGTTGGTACAATGTGCGTTGAATTTTTCATTGATACTAAACACCAGGTTTATGTTAATGAAATTGCTCCACGTCCACATAACTCTGGACATTTAACTATTGAAGCTTGTAACGTGTCGCAATTTGATACTCATATCTTAGGTGTCTGCGGCTGGGAAATGCCAAAGGTGAAGTTGTTTGAATCAGCTATCATGGTCAATTTATTGGGACAACACTTGCAACCTGCAAAAGATGCAATCACTAAACATGTTGATTGGTATTTTCACGATTATGGCAAGGCGGAGGCCAAGCATAATCGTAAAATGGGTCACATCACGATTTTGACTGACAATATTGAACTTTCTAAACTACAAATACAAAATGATCCCATTTGGGACAAATAG
- the purC gene encoding phosphoribosylaminoimidazolesuccinocarboxamide synthase gives MSDQLIYSGKAKDVFATDNESELLMVYKDQATAFNGERKEQIPGKGKLNCQISSYIFDYLIKNGITTHLVKNVSDHEQLVLKTELIPVEVVLRNKIAGSFARKFGLDEGKDLQKPIIEFYYKSDELDDPFINDNQIESLNIATEAELTYIKEQTLKINQLLIKLFSQDDLDLVDFKLEFGRVDGKIILIDEFSPDNCRLWDSQSHQSLDKDVFRKNQADLVETYTKVLNRLEGAK, from the coding sequence ATGTCTGATCAATTAATTTATTCAGGAAAAGCAAAGGATGTTTTTGCAACTGATAATGAATCAGAACTATTAATGGTTTACAAGGACCAAGCCACAGCATTTAATGGCGAACGAAAAGAACAAATTCCTGGAAAAGGAAAATTGAACTGCCAAATTTCTTCCTATATTTTTGATTATTTGATCAAAAATGGTATCACGACACATTTAGTCAAAAATGTTTCTGACCACGAACAATTAGTTTTGAAGACTGAATTGATTCCAGTGGAAGTTGTTTTGAGAAATAAAATCGCCGGAAGCTTTGCTCGAAAATTCGGTTTAGATGAAGGTAAAGATCTTCAAAAACCAATTATTGAATTTTATTACAAAAGCGATGAATTAGATGATCCATTCATTAACGACAACCAAATTGAATCGTTGAACATCGCAACTGAAGCCGAATTAACTTACATTAAGGAACAAACCTTAAAAATCAATCAACTGTTGATCAAACTTTTTTCACAGGACGATTTGGATTTAGTTGATTTTAAACTTGAGTTTGGAAGAGTCGACGGAAAAATTATTTTGATCGATGAATTTTCTCCGGATAACTGTCGTCTATGGGATTCTCAGAGCCATCAATCATTAGATAAAGACGTTTTCAGAAAGAATCAAGCAGATCTTGTTGAAACTTACACCAAAGTACTTAATCGCTTAGAAGGAGCCAAATAA
- the purS gene encoding phosphoribosylformylglycinamidine synthase subunit PurS gives MTLVKVYVTYKKSILDPQGEAVKKAVHGMGFNDINGIRMGKYFEITVDGNSPHVKEDIETICDSLLANPNMETYRYEFVEPEAI, from the coding sequence ATGACTTTAGTAAAGGTATATGTTACTTACAAAAAATCAATTTTAGACCCACAAGGTGAAGCAGTTAAAAAGGCTGTCCACGGAATGGGGTTCAATGACATCAACGGGATCAGAATGGGTAAATATTTTGAAATCACTGTCGATGGAAATTCACCTCATGTTAAAGAAGATATCGAAACAATTTGCGATAGCTTATTGGCTAATCCAAACATGGAAACTTATCGTTACGAATTCGTTGAACCGGAGGCAATTTAA